The segment CTTAGATTCCTTAAATAATGAAGTATTTAAAGCAATTAATAACATGAACATAGGGGTTGAGCCTGTTTTAAAAGGCATTTTTAAAGCGCGTGATGTTGGACTAGAAGTGAAGGTCAATATGGTTGTCAAAAAAGGGTTGAATGACGAACAAATAATGCCAATGGTTCGTTTTTTTAAAGAGGAAGGAATCAATTTGAGGTTTATCGAGTTTATGGATGTCGGTAGCTCGAATGGCTGGAATATGAAAGACGTCGTGACGAAGAAGGAGCTATATGAGAAAATTCATGAGCAATATCCTCTGGAGCCCATAGATCGAGACTACTTTGGTGAAGTAGCAAAGCGCTATCGTTATAAAGGAACAAAGGCTGAGGTTGGCTTTATTTCGTCCGTGTCAGAAACCTTTTGTGGATCATGTACGAGGGCAAGGCTTTCGACAGATGGGAAGTTATTTACTTGTTTGTTTGCGTCATCTGGATATGATTTACGTACGCTCTTACGGAGTGATACAACTGACGAAGAGATTGTCGAGAGAATTAGAAACGTTTGGGAAAAACGAGATGATCGTTATTCCGAAATACGAACGGAAGAAAGTACGTCAAAACGTAAAATTGAAATGTCTTATATAGGTGGATGAGGAAGCTGTTCTTTTGTTGTTCCTGTTAAACATTTCACACTATTAAATAGTCAGAGTATAATAGTAAAAGAAGAAGCATACCATTAAGCGGTTGCTTCTTCTTTCTTATTTCTCCTCATTTT is part of the Bacillus spongiae genome and harbors:
- the moaA gene encoding GTP 3',8-cyclase MoaA → MNSLDTLARPLRDLRISVTDRCNFRCSYCMPKEIFGKDYPFMKQADILSFEEIVRLATLFSTLGVEKLRLTGGEPLLRKDLPKLVTQLSKIPSIKYITLTTNGVFLAKYAQSLLDAGICRVNVSLDSLNNEVFKAINNMNIGVEPVLKGIFKARDVGLEVKVNMVVKKGLNDEQIMPMVRFFKEEGINLRFIEFMDVGSSNGWNMKDVVTKKELYEKIHEQYPLEPIDRDYFGEVAKRYRYKGTKAEVGFISSVSETFCGSCTRARLSTDGKLFTCLFASSGYDLRTLLRSDTTDEEIVERIRNVWEKRDDRYSEIRTEESTSKRKIEMSYIGG